In Crinalium epipsammum PCC 9333, the following are encoded in one genomic region:
- a CDS encoding sucrose synthase has protein sequence MSELIQAVIDSNEKADLRTFASDLRHQEKRYLLKNDILTAFAEYCHNHQKPENFFSSSNLGKLIYYTQEIIREDSNLCLIIRPKIASEEIYRLTEDLTVEQMPIQELLDVRDRFVNHFHPNEGDILELDFQPFYDYTPTIRDPKNIGKGVQYLNRYLSSKLFQDPKQWLEALFSFLRIHRYNGTQLMINERIQSPQQLSDQIKKAITFVSDRPSEEPFDRLRFVLQLMGFEPGWGNTAGRIHETLELLDQLSDSPDHQSLEAFLSRIPMVFRIVLVSPHGWFGQEGVLGRPDTGGQVVYVLDQARNLEKQLQEDLALAGLDVLNAEPKVIILSRLIANSDGTKCNQRLEKVHGTQNAWILRVPFREFNPKLTQNWITRFEIWPYLETYAIDSERELLAEFQGKPDLIVGNYSDGNLVAFLLSRRLKVTQCNIAHALEKSKYLFSNLYWQESDHNYHFSLHFTADLIAMNAANFIVSSTYQEIVGTPESVGQYESYKSFTMPDLYHVVHGIELFSPKFNVVPPGVNESVYFPYTRYEERIESDRDRIEKLLFTQEDPEHIFGTLDDPSKRPLFSMARLDRIKNLTGLAECFGMNAQLQERCNLILVAGKLRAEETTDHEERDQIEKLYQIIDQYNLHGKIRWLGVRLPKSDSGEIYRVIADRQGVFVQPALFEAFGLTILEAMITGLPTLATQFGGPLEIIQDKFNGFYINPTHLEETAERILEFVSKCDMNPNYWYEISTRAIDRVYSTYTWKIHTTKLLSLARIYGFWNFTSKEDREDLVRYLESLFYLLYKPRAKELMEEHLSR, from the coding sequence ATGTCCGAATTGATTCAAGCTGTGATCGATAGTAATGAAAAAGCCGATCTGCGTACCTTTGCCAGCGATTTGCGTCATCAGGAAAAACGCTATTTACTTAAAAATGATATTCTCACTGCCTTTGCAGAATATTGTCATAATCATCAGAAGCCAGAAAACTTTTTTAGCTCTTCTAATTTAGGCAAATTAATTTATTACACTCAGGAAATCATTCGGGAAGATTCCAACCTGTGCTTGATTATTCGCCCTAAAATTGCTTCTGAAGAAATATATCGGTTGACAGAAGATTTAACAGTAGAGCAAATGCCGATACAAGAATTATTGGATGTGCGCGATCGCTTCGTCAACCACTTTCATCCTAACGAAGGGGATATCCTCGAACTAGATTTCCAGCCGTTTTATGACTATACCCCCACAATTCGTGACCCCAAAAATATCGGTAAGGGAGTGCAATACCTTAACCGTTATCTCTCTAGCAAATTATTTCAAGATCCCAAACAATGGCTAGAAGCATTATTTAGTTTCCTGCGTATCCATCGGTACAACGGTACCCAGCTAATGATTAACGAGCGGATTCAATCACCGCAACAGCTTTCCGATCAAATTAAAAAAGCAATTACCTTTGTAAGCGATCGCCCGTCCGAAGAACCATTTGACAGATTGCGCTTTGTGCTGCAACTAATGGGTTTCGAGCCTGGTTGGGGTAACACAGCAGGTCGGATACACGAAACCCTAGAACTTTTGGATCAACTCAGTGACTCTCCCGATCACCAAAGCCTAGAAGCCTTTCTATCCCGCATTCCGATGGTCTTTCGGATCGTCTTGGTATCTCCTCACGGTTGGTTTGGACAAGAAGGAGTCTTAGGGCGACCTGATACTGGCGGTCAGGTGGTATATGTCCTTGACCAAGCTAGAAACTTAGAAAAACAACTGCAAGAAGACTTGGCTTTAGCGGGTTTAGATGTACTCAATGCTGAACCAAAGGTAATTATTCTTTCTAGGTTAATTGCTAATAGTGATGGAACTAAGTGTAACCAACGTTTAGAAAAAGTTCACGGTACACAAAATGCTTGGATTTTGCGAGTACCTTTCCGAGAATTTAATCCTAAGCTGACTCAAAATTGGATTACTCGCTTTGAAATTTGGCCATATTTAGAAACTTACGCCATTGATTCGGAAAGAGAACTTTTGGCAGAATTTCAAGGTAAACCAGATTTAATTGTGGGGAATTATTCTGATGGCAATTTAGTTGCTTTCTTGCTGTCTCGTCGTCTGAAAGTTACTCAATGTAACATTGCCCACGCTTTAGAAAAGTCTAAATATTTGTTTAGTAATCTTTATTGGCAAGAATCAGACCACAATTATCACTTCTCATTACACTTCACTGCTGATTTGATTGCGATGAATGCAGCAAATTTTATTGTCAGCAGTACTTATCAAGAAATTGTCGGCACACCAGAGAGTGTGGGACAGTACGAATCTTATAAGTCTTTTACAATGCCAGATTTATATCATGTTGTGCATGGCATTGAATTATTTAGCCCCAAATTTAACGTAGTACCGCCAGGGGTAAATGAGAGTGTGTACTTCCCCTATACTCGATATGAAGAGCGGATTGAGAGCGATCGCGATCGCATTGAAAAATTACTATTCACCCAAGAAGACCCAGAGCATATTTTCGGCACACTAGACGACCCCAGCAAACGCCCCTTATTTTCAATGGCGCGTCTAGATAGAATTAAAAACCTCACTGGTTTAGCAGAATGCTTTGGGATGAATGCCCAATTGCAAGAACGTTGCAACTTAATTTTAGTTGCTGGTAAATTGCGGGCTGAAGAAACCACCGACCACGAAGAACGCGACCAAATTGAAAAACTTTACCAAATTATTGATCAGTACAACCTACATGGTAAAATTCGCTGGTTAGGTGTGCGTCTACCTAAGAGTGATTCTGGTGAAATTTATCGGGTAATTGCAGATCGTCAAGGTGTCTTTGTGCAACCCGCTTTGTTTGAAGCTTTTGGTTTAACAATTCTGGAAGCAATGATTACTGGATTACCAACCTTAGCCACTCAGTTTGGGGGGCCATTAGAGATTATCCAAGATAAATTTAATGGTTTTTACATTAACCCAACACACTTAGAAGAAACAGCAGAAAGAATTCTAGAATTTGTTTCTAAGTGCGACATGAATCCCAACTACTGGTACGAAATTTCCACCCGCGCCATTGACCGTGTTTATAGCACTTATACCTGGAAAATTCACACCACCAAATTGCTATCTTTAGCGCGGATTTACGGTTTCTGGAACTTCACCTCCAAAGAAGACCGCGAAGATTTAGTGCGTTACTTAGAATCTTTGTTCTATTTACTGTATAAGCCAAGGGCAAAAGAGTTAATGGAAGAACATCTAAGTCGCTAA
- a CDS encoding type II toxin-antitoxin system RelE family toxin, translating into MEEYKIEFLRTALKELAKLPVEIQQRIAVRIEELKINPYPSGVKALKNGEGRFRLRVGDYRIIYRLENNLLVIIIVKIGHRRSIYKDR; encoded by the coding sequence ATGGAAGAGTACAAAATTGAGTTTTTACGCACAGCCCTAAAAGAATTGGCTAAACTGCCTGTAGAGATACAGCAGCGCATTGCAGTTAGAATTGAAGAACTAAAAATAAATCCATATCCATCTGGAGTTAAAGCTCTCAAAAATGGAGAAGGACGTTTTCGTTTGCGTGTCGGAGACTACCGAATAATATATCGCCTAGAGAATAATTTGCTCGTTATTATTATCGTGAAAATTGGACACAGGAGAAGCATTTATAAGGATCGATAA
- a CDS encoding ATP-binding protein has product MKHRILVIEDVAELRGDIIDTLECLDFEAIGAENGQIGVELAREYLPDLIISDIMMPLLDGYGVLEILSKEEPTATIPFIFLSAKNSTSDIRKGMNLGADDYLTKPFTIAELKEAIAIRLEKQAARKRVEEQLRERETEFRQLVQREEMLKSLTKQIRTSLEIKTIFTTTLSAIRSLLGIHRCSFLWDRTDVMQRYFELINASEDPEISNIPQCNLFLEIAALGELILKSNILQINNVLTDEQLNDISKNQLLALGVTSILAITIKTNSGQIGIIVCENFIQPRVWSNNEVQLLQAVGDQLAIAIDQGELYAQSRFTATTAKIQAAQLEQALVKLQQTQAQLIQTEKMSSLGQMVAGVAHEINNPVNFIYGNVNHIKNYVHDLLELLQLYQQTNPNPSPEVEELSESIDVDFILQDFPKMLNSMQVGADRIRKIVLSLRNFSRLEEADMKPVNIHEGIDNTLLILQNRLKASKSKPAIEVITEYGDLPLVECYAGELNQVFMNIIVNAIDALEDDQSQRQQAGLPDKSYIITIRTQLIEPDHVTIIIMDNGAGMTEQTKKRLFDPFFTTKPVGKGTGLGLSITYQIVVEKHSGKLECISEPGQGTQFWITIPIRQN; this is encoded by the coding sequence ATGAAACATAGAATTTTAGTAATTGAGGACGTGGCAGAACTCCGAGGGGATATCATAGATACGCTGGAATGTTTAGATTTTGAAGCTATCGGGGCAGAAAATGGTCAAATTGGTGTGGAATTAGCACGGGAGTATTTACCAGATTTAATTATTTCTGACATTATGATGCCATTACTAGATGGCTATGGGGTTTTAGAAATTCTCAGTAAAGAAGAACCAACAGCTACAATTCCATTTATATTTTTAAGTGCTAAAAATAGTACTTCAGATATTCGCAAAGGAATGAATTTGGGGGCTGATGATTATCTTACTAAACCTTTTACAATAGCTGAATTAAAAGAAGCGATCGCAATTCGTCTCGAAAAACAAGCTGCACGTAAACGAGTAGAAGAACAACTGCGTGAAAGAGAAACAGAGTTCCGCCAATTAGTGCAACGCGAAGAAATGCTCAAAAGTTTAACAAAACAAATCCGCACCTCCTTAGAAATTAAAACAATTTTCACTACTACATTAAGTGCAATTCGCAGCCTGTTAGGAATCCATCGCTGTAGCTTTTTGTGGGATCGTACCGATGTGATGCAACGATATTTTGAGTTAATTAATGCTTCTGAAGATCCTGAAATTTCTAATATTCCCCAGTGCAACTTGTTTTTAGAGATAGCAGCATTAGGGGAGTTAATTCTTAAGTCTAATATTTTACAAATCAACAATGTATTGACAGACGAGCAACTAAATGACATTAGCAAAAATCAGCTACTTGCTCTAGGTGTTACTTCTATATTAGCTATTACTATTAAAACTAATTCTGGGCAAATTGGAATAATTGTTTGTGAAAACTTCATTCAACCCCGCGTTTGGAGTAATAATGAAGTTCAACTTCTTCAAGCTGTAGGAGATCAATTAGCGATCGCGATCGATCAAGGTGAACTTTATGCTCAAAGTCGCTTCACTGCTACAACTGCCAAAATCCAAGCTGCTCAACTAGAACAAGCTTTAGTCAAATTACAACAAACTCAAGCACAATTGATTCAAACAGAGAAAATGTCCAGCTTAGGTCAAATGGTAGCTGGTGTTGCTCACGAAATCAACAACCCCGTAAACTTTATTTACGGTAACGTCAATCACATTAAAAATTACGTCCACGACTTACTTGAATTGTTACAGCTTTATCAACAAACTAATCCTAACCCTAGTCCTGAAGTTGAAGAGTTATCTGAAAGTATAGATGTAGATTTTATTCTACAAGACTTTCCGAAAATGCTTAACTCCATGCAAGTCGGGGCTGATCGGATTCGCAAAATTGTCTTATCACTACGCAACTTCTCCCGCTTGGAAGAAGCTGACATGAAACCCGTTAATATTCATGAAGGCATTGATAACACATTATTAATCTTGCAAAATCGTCTTAAAGCAAGTAAAAGTAAGCCTGCCATTGAAGTAATCACTGAATATGGAGATCTCCCCTTAGTTGAGTGCTACGCAGGAGAACTTAATCAGGTATTTATGAATATTATAGTTAATGCAATTGATGCCTTAGAGGACGATCAATCTCAACGCCAGCAAGCAGGGTTGCCCGATAAAAGCTATATAATTACCATTCGTACCCAGTTAATCGAGCCGGATCATGTAACTATAATAATTATGGATAATGGGGCAGGAATGACGGAACAGACAAAAAAAAGGCTGTTCGATCCTTTCTTCACTACTAAACCCGTTGGTAAAGGTACAGGTTTAGGATTATCCATAACTTATCAGATTGTGGTGGAAAAGCACAGTGGAAAACTTGAGTGTATCTCAGAACCAGGACAAGGAACCCAGTTTTGGATTACAATTCCTATACGCCAAAATTAA
- a CDS encoding tetratricopeptide repeat protein, translating into MKNQQATIYRALECRPDSFKDWYQQGNTLRDRGRYWEALASYEKALEYEPRSYWVWYWRITYVREVGRQHRQYLRSC; encoded by the coding sequence ATGAAGAATCAACAAGCAACTATTTATAGGGCTTTAGAGTGCCGTCCTGATAGTTTTAAGGATTGGTATCAGCAAGGAAATACGCTGCGGGATAGGGGTCGTTATTGGGAAGCTCTCGCTAGCTATGAAAAGGCGTTAGAGTACGAACCACGTAGCTATTGGGTATGGTATTGGCGTATTACCTATGTGCGTGAAGTGGGTAGGCAGCATCGACAGTATTTGCGTAGTTGTTGA
- a CDS encoding sensor histidine kinase gives MTNDECIQAEVEQLKSQIVNLQELVEVYQKSAMDKAEKLERSHEELQETQAKLIHAEKMSSLGQMVAGVAHEINNPVNFIYGNIEHINNYMQDLLSLLEIYQEQYPNPTSTIQDEIEEIDLDFLSEDLPKTLSSMKMGADRIRKIVLSLRNFSRLDESEAKAVNIAEGIDNTLLILNYRIKQGIEVIKNYGDLPLVECFPAQLNQVFMNILSNAIDALLEEEFLPKKQIVINTEIINQEQVKVRIRDNGPGIPSEVKSKLFDPFFTTKPVGKGTGLGLSICNDIIEKHCGSIELNSEIGQGTEFVIILPSQQNNN, from the coding sequence ATGACAAACGATGAGTGTATACAAGCAGAGGTTGAGCAACTAAAGTCTCAGATAGTTAATCTCCAAGAGTTGGTAGAAGTATATCAAAAGTCAGCGATGGACAAAGCTGAGAAGCTAGAGCGATCGCACGAAGAATTACAGGAAACCCAGGCAAAACTAATTCACGCCGAAAAAATGTCTAGCCTTGGTCAGATGGTAGCAGGAGTTGCCCATGAAATTAACAATCCAGTTAACTTCATCTACGGCAACATTGAGCATATCAACAACTATATGCAAGATTTGCTGTCATTACTGGAAATTTATCAAGAGCAATACCCTAATCCTACCTCAACAATTCAGGATGAAATTGAAGAAATTGATTTAGATTTTCTTAGTGAAGATTTACCTAAAACTCTCTCTTCGATGAAAATGGGCGCTGACCGGATTCGCAAAATTGTATTATCTTTGCGTAACTTTTCTCGCCTTGATGAATCGGAAGCTAAGGCAGTAAATATTGCAGAAGGTATTGATAATACTTTATTAATTTTAAATTATCGGATTAAGCAGGGAATTGAAGTAATTAAAAATTATGGTGATTTACCTTTAGTTGAGTGCTTTCCGGCTCAATTAAATCAGGTGTTTATGAATATTCTGAGCAACGCTATTGATGCACTGCTAGAGGAAGAATTTTTACCAAAGAAACAAATTGTAATTAATACCGAAATTATTAATCAGGAGCAAGTTAAGGTCAGAATTCGAGATAATGGACCTGGGATTCCTTCTGAAGTTAAAAGTAAGCTGTTTGATCCATTTTTCACAACTAAGCCTGTAGGGAAAGGTACGGGTTTGGGGCTATCAATCTGCAATGATATTATTGAAAAACACTGTGGTAGTATTGAGTTGAATTCAGAAATTGGTCAAGGCACGGAATTTGTAATTATATTGCCGAGCCAACAGAATAACAATTAG
- a CDS encoding carboxypeptidase M32, translated as MQKTVEKTEPKLQELKTRLTEIRDIEAATSVLDWDQATYMPNGGAAARGRQISTLRQIAHEKFTNPTIGQLLEDLRPYAQSLPYDSTEASLIRITQRQYDRAVRVPSEFMAKLSRHRAESYTAWAEARSENNFAALQPFLEKTLEYSRELANFFPGYDHIADPLIDTADYGMKAAALRSLFSELRSQLVPIADAITSQSPADDSSLYQNFPEAQQLAFTEKLIAQMGYDFQRGRQDKTLHPFTTSFSIGDVRITTRVYENHIGQALFSSIHEMGHAMYEQGISPDFEGTPLADGTSSGVHESQSRLWENLVGRSRSFWKYAYPQLQTIFPNQLGNVSLEKFYRGINKVERSLIRTDADEITYNLHVMIRFDLELQMLEGSLAVRDLPDAWNARYESDLGILPPNNSEGVMQDVHWYAGLIGGMFQGYTLGNIMSAQFFDAALSNHPKIPTEIEQGNFTTLHNWLKMNIYQHGSKYSADELIKRVTGSPLTINPFIRYIKQKYGEIYTL; from the coding sequence ATGCAAAAAACCGTAGAAAAGACAGAACCAAAACTCCAAGAACTCAAAACCCGCCTGACTGAAATTAGAGACATAGAAGCTGCTACCTCCGTACTAGACTGGGATCAAGCTACTTATATGCCCAACGGTGGTGCTGCTGCAAGGGGGAGACAAATTTCTACCTTACGACAAATTGCCCATGAAAAGTTTACGAATCCAACTATCGGACAACTATTAGAAGACTTACGCCCCTACGCACAAAGCTTACCTTACGACTCAACCGAAGCAAGTTTAATTCGTATTACCCAGAGACAATACGATCGCGCGGTGCGAGTACCATCAGAATTTATGGCTAAACTTTCTCGCCATCGTGCAGAAAGCTATACTGCTTGGGCAGAAGCACGATCAGAAAATAACTTTGCGGCGCTACAACCTTTTTTAGAAAAAACCCTCGAATATAGCCGCGAACTAGCTAACTTTTTCCCTGGTTACGATCATATCGCCGATCCGCTAATAGATACCGCCGATTATGGGATGAAAGCCGCAGCATTACGATCGCTTTTTTCCGAATTGCGATCGCAACTTGTACCCATAGCTGATGCGATTACATCTCAATCTCCGGCTGATGACTCCAGCTTATACCAAAATTTTCCAGAAGCGCAGCAACTAGCATTTACCGAAAAACTGATTGCCCAAATGGGTTATGACTTCCAACGGGGAAGACAAGATAAAACCCTGCACCCCTTCACCACCAGCTTTTCAATTGGTGATGTGCGAATAACTACCCGTGTCTACGAAAATCATATCGGTCAAGCCCTTTTTAGCAGTATCCATGAAATGGGTCATGCCATGTATGAACAAGGCATTTCCCCTGATTTTGAAGGTACACCATTAGCTGATGGCACATCATCTGGTGTCCATGAAAGTCAATCTCGCTTGTGGGAAAACTTAGTTGGGCGCAGTCGCAGCTTTTGGAAATATGCTTATCCCCAGTTGCAAACCATATTTCCTAATCAGTTAGGTAACGTTTCCTTAGAAAAATTTTATCGGGGTATTAATAAAGTAGAGCGATCGCTTATTCGCACCGATGCTGATGAAATAACATATAACTTGCACGTAATGATCCGTTTTGACTTAGAACTGCAAATGCTCGAAGGCAGTTTAGCCGTGCGAGATCTTCCCGACGCTTGGAATGCACGCTACGAGTCAGATTTAGGTATACTCCCACCTAATAACAGCGAAGGTGTAATGCAAGACGTACATTGGTACGCGGGACTGATTGGGGGAATGTTTCAAGGATATACCCTGGGTAACATTATGAGCGCCCAATTTTTTGATGCTGCATTAAGCAATCATCCTAAAATTCCTACTGAAATTGAGCAAGGTAATTTCACAACATTGCATAATTGGCTAAAAATGAATATTTACCAGCATGGCAGTAAATACTCAGCAGATGAACTGATTAAGCGTGTTACAGGTAGCCCCTTAACCATCAATCCCTTCATCCGCTATATCAAACAGAAATATGGGGAAATTTACACACTTTAA
- a CDS encoding sensor histidine kinase: protein MPASLEACNSLLCATLDSTADGILVVDTKGKIISYNNTFVEMWGISRVILDAQHDNQLLEVVQQQLKQPEEFIKKVKQLYDQPDIESYDDLELKDGRYIERYSRPQRIEGKSVGRAFSFRDITQRKKAEIALQQAHDQLEITIEQRTQELLQANSQLSQEIIERKKVEIALEQAKAELETKVQERTTALSSAIAQLQQQITERLDAQAELEQSLSLLRATLESTTDGIIVVDLLGKVRSFNQKLIEMWCIPESLILSPDDEQTLAFALDPLKNAQKFLSLVTELSEQPNLHSYDLLELNDGRIFEYYSQPQHLKEEIIGRVWSFRDVTERYLAEQALQQTKAELEIRVQERTASLENAIAQLQSEMAERQRTESQLYRSKERFRNLVETISDWVWETDENYRYTYCSPQIYNILGYQPEQVIGKTLFDSMTAQEVWRVANLFSFITENQQPFKNIETTKIHQDGHPVVLERSAVPIFDCDGNFCGYRGIDREITERKQAEGMLRQQALAFENIYDGIIITDNEGHIIDWNPSAERMFGYTKEEVLGKSTEFLHTPEEAAVINQEIVETVQHYGRWTGEIKFIGKNGTTGVCETVFVPVYNDASDQIAVVGVNHDITERKQAEVEMLKALSKEKELNQLKSRFISMASHDFRTPLSAILISSDLLKAYSHKLTEAKKVGHLNQIQASVRRMTLLLDDILWMGKAASGKIDFKPQKVNLEELCQEVLDEIAIADCNKHQFIYKFQAESSLVEMDRKLIQQMLSNLLSNAVKYSPQEGDIKINITCKDGTAIFQVADSGIGIPSSDQARLFDGFQRASNVGNISGTGLGLAIVKNVVDLHRGTIQIDSTEGVRTTITICLPIMYSKDTTK, encoded by the coding sequence ATGCCAGCAAGCCTTGAAGCTTGTAACTCTTTACTCTGCGCTACACTGGACTCAACAGCAGATGGGATTCTGGTTGTAGACACGAAAGGAAAAATTATTAGTTATAACAACACATTTGTAGAAATGTGGGGTATTAGTCGGGTAATTTTAGATGCACAGCATGACAATCAACTTTTGGAAGTTGTCCAACAGCAGTTAAAACAGCCAGAAGAATTTATTAAAAAAGTCAAACAGTTATATGATCAGCCAGACATTGAAAGCTACGATGATCTGGAATTAAAGGATGGACGCTATATAGAACGTTATTCGCGACCTCAACGGATAGAAGGAAAAAGCGTTGGTAGAGCGTTCAGCTTTCGTGATATTACCCAGCGTAAAAAAGCAGAAATTGCACTGCAACAAGCCCACGATCAGCTAGAAATCACAATAGAGCAGCGTACCCAGGAATTATTGCAAGCGAACTCGCAGTTAAGTCAGGAAATTATTGAGCGTAAAAAAGTAGAAATAGCTCTAGAACAAGCGAAAGCAGAACTAGAAACCAAAGTCCAAGAGCGTACAACCGCTCTCAGTAGTGCGATCGCACAATTACAGCAACAAATTACTGAACGTTTAGACGCACAAGCAGAACTTGAGCAGTCTTTATCCTTACTGCGTGCCACGCTAGAATCAACTACTGACGGCATTATTGTTGTTGATCTGCTTGGAAAAGTAAGGAGTTTTAATCAAAAATTAATTGAAATGTGGTGCATTCCTGAGTCTCTAATATTGTCACCGGATGATGAACAAACACTCGCGTTTGCCTTAGATCCACTTAAAAACGCCCAAAAATTTCTCAGCTTAGTAACCGAATTATCAGAGCAACCAAACTTACATAGCTACGATCTACTGGAACTTAATGATGGCAGAATTTTTGAGTATTATTCCCAGCCACAACACCTCAAAGAAGAAATCATTGGGAGAGTTTGGAGTTTTCGAGATGTTACTGAGCGATATCTTGCAGAGCAAGCTTTGCAACAAACCAAAGCTGAGTTAGAAATACGAGTGCAAGAACGCACTGCATCTTTAGAAAATGCGATCGCGCAACTGCAATCTGAAATGGCTGAACGCCAACGCACTGAATCACAACTATATAGAAGTAAAGAACGTTTCCGTAATTTAGTTGAAACGATTAGCGATTGGGTTTGGGAAACAGATGAAAATTATAGATATACCTACTGTAGCCCCCAAATATACAACATATTAGGCTATCAACCAGAACAAGTAATTGGCAAAACTCTCTTTGACTCGATGACGGCACAAGAAGTTTGGCGCGTTGCTAACCTTTTTAGTTTTATTACTGAGAACCAGCAGCCTTTCAAAAATATCGAAACCACTAAAATTCATCAAGATGGGCATCCAGTGGTCTTAGAGAGATCGGCAGTGCCAATATTCGATTGTGATGGTAACTTTTGTGGTTATCGAGGAATAGATCGAGAGATTACTGAGCGCAAGCAAGCTGAGGGAATGCTGCGTCAGCAGGCACTAGCATTTGAGAATATTTATGATGGCATCATTATTACCGATAATGAAGGACATATTATTGATTGGAACCCCAGTGCTGAGAGAATGTTTGGCTATACCAAAGAAGAAGTATTAGGAAAAAGCACTGAATTTTTACACACACCAGAAGAAGCTGCTGTCATAAATCAGGAGATTGTTGAAACTGTTCAGCATTACGGTCGTTGGACTGGGGAAATTAAATTTATCGGTAAAAATGGTACGACGGGAGTGTGTGAAACAGTTTTTGTACCTGTTTATAACGATGCCAGCGATCAAATTGCTGTTGTTGGCGTAAACCACGACATTACCGAGCGTAAACAGGCAGAAGTCGAAATGCTAAAAGCTCTCTCTAAAGAAAAAGAGCTAAATCAACTCAAATCTCGCTTTATCTCAATGGCTTCCCACGATTTCCGTACACCTCTATCTGCAATTCTGATTTCAAGTGATTTACTCAAAGCTTACAGCCACAAACTTACTGAGGCAAAGAAAGTAGGGCATTTAAATCAAATCCAAGCATCTGTCAGAAGAATGACTTTGCTGTTAGATGATATACTTTGGATGGGTAAAGCGGCATCAGGGAAGATTGATTTTAAACCACAAAAGGTTAATTTAGAAGAATTATGCCAAGAAGTTTTAGATGAGATTGCGATCGCTGATTGCAATAAACATCAATTCATTTATAAATTTCAGGCAGAATCTTCCTTAGTGGAAATGGATCGAAAACTAATTCAGCAAATGCTTTCTAATTTGCTTTCTAATGCTGTTAAATATTCGCCCCAAGAAGGTGATATTAAAATAAATATTACCTGCAAAGATGGAACAGCTATTTTTCAGGTTGCAGATTCAGGAATTGGTATTCCATCTTCAGATCAAGCGCGTCTGTTTGATGGCTTTCAACGCGCTAGTAACGTAGGTAATATTTCTGGTACAGGGTTGGGGTTAGCAATTGTTAAGAATGTCGTAGATTTACATCGGGGAACCATCCAAATTGACAGCACTGAAGGAGTAAGAACAACTATTACTATCTGTCTCCCAATAATGTACAGCAAGGACACAACTAAATGA
- a CDS encoding tetratricopeptide repeat protein produces the protein MPDSMNQVVDVEAEFFFQKGLHLNRIEEYASAIASYGKVVELKPDYAEAWYSRGNALYHLRRYAEAIASYDQALEYRPGFHEAWNNRGNALDDLKHYEEAIASYDNAIKFKPDYFWAWNNRGIALKNLGRYSEAIDSYDRAIEFKPNYYWAWYNRGMAMRQIDRLDKAIASLDKALLAKPDFHEAWYHRGIALQNLGLCESAIASFDESLTVQPKNIDAWYFRGLALDSLGRYQQAIASFDKTLEIQHDKYALNAKGLVLLKLGRYQEALISFDKALHIKPDDHTALYNKARCYALQSDADLAIKHLQQAIHLSPDKYRDMARTHSDFEELQQDYRFQALIQERDS, from the coding sequence ATGCCAGATTCTATGAACCAAGTAGTAGATGTGGAAGCCGAGTTCTTTTTCCAAAAAGGATTACACCTGAACCGGATAGAAGAATATGCCAGTGCGATCGCTAGCTACGGCAAGGTTGTGGAACTTAAACCTGACTATGCTGAAGCTTGGTATAGCCGAGGTAATGCGCTGTATCACTTACGGCGTTACGCAGAGGCGATCGCCAGTTACGATCAAGCTTTGGAATACAGACCTGGCTTTCACGAAGCTTGGAATAATCGTGGCAATGCGCTAGATGATTTAAAACACTACGAAGAAGCTATAGCCAGCTACGACAACGCTATTAAGTTCAAACCTGATTATTTTTGGGCATGGAATAATCGTGGTATTGCCCTAAAAAACTTGGGTCGTTATAGTGAGGCGATCGATAGCTATGATCGAGCAATTGAGTTTAAACCAAACTACTATTGGGCTTGGTATAACCGAGGTATGGCGATGCGGCAAATAGATCGCTTGGATAAAGCGATCGCCAGCTTAGATAAAGCTCTTTTAGCTAAACCAGACTTCCATGAAGCTTGGTATCATCGAGGAATAGCTCTACAGAATTTAGGTTTATGCGAGAGTGCGATCGCCAGCTTTGATGAATCTTTAACTGTCCAACCCAAAAACATAGACGCTTGGTACTTTCGTGGTTTAGCCTTAGATAGTTTAGGTCGCTATCAACAAGCTATAGCCAGCTTTGATAAAACCTTAGAGATCCAGCACGATAAATATGCGTTGAATGCTAAAGGTTTAGTGTTGTTAAAATTAGGGCGTTATCAGGAAGCGTTGATCAGTTTTGACAAAGCCCTACACATCAAACCTGACGATCATACAGCTTTATATAACAAAGCTCGCTGTTATGCCTTGCAAAGTGATGCTGATCTAGCAATTAAACATTTGCAACAAGCAATTCATCTTAGTCCTGACAAGTATCGGGATATGGCAAGAACCCACTCAGACTTTGAAGAATTACAGCAAGATTACCGCTTTCAAGCCTTAATTCAAGAGCGAGATAGTTGA